The DNA window CGAAGGGAGACTATTACCGCATCACTCAGGAAATGATCGGCCGACGCGTGAACGTCGCCGTACCGGCCGATAGCTTGCTGTTGCTCAAAGCGACGGGCAAAGTGCCGCACACCGGCGGCCGGCTGTTCGATGTCGAGAGCCCGCACTATCGGACGCTCTATCGCTGGATCGAAGCCGGCGCGCTCGAAGATTCCGCCGCGGTGCCCGAGCCGGTCGAGATCGCGCTCGCGCCGGAGCGGATGGTGTTCAACGGCGTGAAAGGGACCGAGCAGACGAAGGTCACGGCTCGCTATTCCGACGGCTCGACGCGCGACGTTACGCACCTCGCCCGCTTTCTCTCGAACAACGTGTCGACCGCCGCGATCGACGCCGACGGCAAAGTTTCGGCCACGGGGCGCGGCGACACGTTCGTCTTCGCGCGGTTCAACCGCTTCACGATCGGCTCGGAAGTGATCGTGCTGCCTGCCGATTCCACGTATCGCTGGCCGGCTCCTCCGGCGAACAACTACATCGACGAGCTCGTTTACGATCGGCTGCAAAAGTTGCATTTGCTCCCTTCGGAGCTGTGTGACGACGAAACGTTTTTGCGACGCGTCTATCTCGATCTGACGGGCGTGCCGCCGACGTTCGCCGAATACGAAGCGTTCACGGCCGACAACAGCGCGCGTAAACGCGACGAGCTCGTCGACCGTTTACTGGCGAGCGACGCTTTCACCGACGTTTGGACCGCGAAATGGGCCGAGTCTTTGCGCGTGATCGGCGGCGGCTACGCTCCGACCGCGACCGACGTGAAGGCCGCCGAAGCGTATTTCGAATGGATCCGCGAACAGATCGCGGCGAACCGTCCGCTGAACGAGTTCGTCGCCGATCAGATCACGGCCGGCGGCAGCAACCTCACCACGGGGCCCGCCAATCTTTACACCATGCTCGTACACGATACGAAGTTCACGCCGAAGAACTTCGCGGCCGATTTCTCGCAGCTCTTCACAGGCGTGCAAATTCAGTGCGCCGAGTGCCACAACCATCCGTTCGACCGTTGGACGATGGACGACTACTACGGCTTCGTGAGTCTCTTCACCGGTATTCGTCGCAAGACCGGTGCCGAGGCGCGCGAGTTCTACATCTACAACGACGCAAGCGCGCCGCCGGCGAAGCATCTCATCGACGGTCGGCCGGTCCCCGTGATGGTGCTCGGCGGTGAGACGGCGGTTCCGAAGGGAACCGATACGCGCCAGGCCTTGGCCGCGTGGCTGACCTCGCCCGACAACGAACTCTTTTCGCAGAACCTCGCCAATCGGATTTGGGCCCACTTCATGGGGCGCGGCCTCGTCGAGCCGCTCGACGACATGCGGATCAGCAACCCACCGACGAACAAGCCGCTGCTCGACGCGCTGGCGAAGCATCTGACCGAGTCTAAGTTCAACCTTCGCGCGCTGGTGCGCGAGATTTGCACCTCGCGTGTGTATCAACTTTCGTCGCGCCCGAACGAGACCAACGCTCTGGACGACCGGCAGTTCTCACGCGCTCGCCTCCGCCGATTGCGGGCCGACGTGCTGCTCGACTCCGTCGTGCAAGTGACGGAAAGCGAACGGGGCTTCCGCGATTTCCAACTCGGCACCAAAGCGATTCAGTTCTATCCTCGCACTCCCGGCGACACGACCGGTCCGCATGCCGGCGACTCGTTCTTCGAGACGTTCGGGCGTTCGTCGCGGGCGACCGTATGCGCCTGCGAGACGAAGCCCGACCCGACGCTGTCGCAGGCGTTGCACCTGATCGCCGGCGATACGGTTCATGCCCGGGTCGCGGCCGGAGGGCTCGTGCCGAAGCTCATCGCCTCGCAACCGACGCCGGAAGCGATCATCGAGCAGCTCTTCATTCGGGCCCTCACGCGTAAGCCGACGGCCGAAGAACTGGCCGGCATGCGGAAACTCGTCGGCACCGACGTGAAAGATCGGAAGGCTTACGAAGATCTTTTTTGGGGCCTGCTGAACTCCACGGAATTCAGCTTTAACCACTGATCCCGTTCCGGCTCTCGCGATCGAACTATTACGATCGAGCGGCTGCTCCGGCGGCATTATTTCGCGGCAGGAGCAAGCTCTTCGGCCTTGCCTGCGGGAGCAGCTTTGTCGTCCGGAGTCTCTTTACTTGCGGTCCCTTCTTCCTTCGCCGGAGGTGCCTTTTGGTTCGCCTTGAAGAAGGCCAAGACGACCGGCTCGCGATCTTCGGAATCGGTCGTGCGAAACAAGACGAGATGATCTTTCAGGAACCAAAAATGATTTTGCTTTAAGCCATCGGACGAAAGATAGGCGCGCGAGTAAGCGTCTCCCAAATCGACCTTCGACCAAGTGTTCGAGCCGGCCCCCTTTTTCAAGTCCTCGAGCTCTTGCAGCAGATCGCTCTTCGCCTGCTTCGTGATCGGAAAGACATAGGCATCGATGCGGCTCGGCCCCGCCTCGTAGAGGGCGTGCGTGCCGGCGAGATCGATCTTAAGTGCGGGAACTCCTCCGCTCTTCTCGGCAGCGGTTCGCTCGTAGCCTGCGAGTCGCGCGGGAAAGACATCTTGAGCCGTTGCATCCGGCGCCGGGGCCGCCCAACCCGCCGCCAACGTCTGCCGCTCTTGCTCGATCGCGAGAGCCTCGTTCACCAGTTCCATCCCTTTATCGATCAGATCGGAGCCGTACCAAAACATCGCCCCGATCGCACCGGCGATCAACACCACGAAGAGACCGCAACCGATAAGAACCGCTTTCATAATTGCCGTCGATGAAAAGAAGGTGAAAAGTAATTGAAAAGGATTATGTAATCGTAGGAGAAGTTTGCGAAGCCGTCGAACGCCATGCTAACATCTGTCGGCCGGTGTCGAGGAGCGGATTCCGCGCAGGATTTCGCGGCGGCACGATCGGGCACGCCCCACCATAACAACTTCCCGAGAGATCCCCATGTCGTCAGTTCTTCACTTTCCCTCGCTGCCGTATCGCCTCCCGGCGCTGCCGGTTCTTGCCGTCGTCTTCGCCCTGGCGACCGCTGCCGCCTCGGCAGCCGAGCCTGCCGCGCCGCAGAAGTCGCCCCTATGGGCCGGCGGCGCACCGAACGGCGACGGCACCGTCGACACGGCGACCGGCTTCCTGACCGTCCATCTTGCTCCTGCCGACAAGGCCAACGGCGCGGCGCTCGTGATTTGCCCCGGCGGCGGCTACGGCGGGCTCGTCACCGGTGCCGAGGGGCATGGGATCGCCAAATGGCTGAATGGGCACGGCATCGCAGGCATCGTGCTCGAATATCGCTTGCCGAAAGGCCGCTCGATGGTTCCTCTCGCCGACGCCAAGCATGCGATCCGCACCGTCCGCTCGAAGGCCGGCGAATGGAAGCTCGATCCGAAGCGGATCGGCATCATCGGGTTCTCGGCCGGCGGACACCTGGCGTCGACCGCCGCGGTGCATTTCGATGCCGGCGATGCGAAGTCGGCCGATCCGATCGAGCAGGGCTTCAGCAGCCGGCCCGACTTCGCGGTGCTCGTCTATCCGGTCGTTTCGATGGGCATGCTCGGCCACGGCGGCTCGCGGCGCAACTTGCTCGGCGCGAGCCCGTCGGAAGAATCCGTGGCCTTTTTCTCCAACGAAAAGCAAGTCACGAAAGAGACGCCGCCGATTTTTCTTACGCACGCCAAGAACGATACCGTCGTCGTGCCGGAAAACAGCCGCCTCTTGCACGAAGCGTTGAAGGAGCACGGCATCGCGACCGAATATCTGGAACTGGCCGAAGGGGGCCATGGGCTCAACGGCTACAAGGGCCCGATGTGGGACGCTTGGCAAACTAAGTCGCTCGCGTGGCTAGCGTCGCTGAAGATCATTCCTGAGTCGGACGCGGCGAATCCTTAGACGGCTCCTCTTTCGACGGCGCATCCTTCGTGGGGGAGTTCTTCGCCGCGTTCGCGCCGACCATCGTCAGGCCGACCAATTGCCCGATGAACACCGCGAAATAGAACTGCCCGAACAGCGCCTCGAACCACTGCAACGTGCGCACGAACGGCGCGAGCGGGGCGATGCCGTCGTGATCGAGCGACGTCAACGACGCGAAGCTGAGATGGTTGAAGAGAAACCGCCGGAGCTCCAGGTCGTTCAAGTGGGAAACGTGTTGCGGCTCGACGTGGAATGCGTCGGGCTGCAACAGGTAAATCAACAAGTACAGGTTGCCCCAAGCCAGAGCGGCGAGGATGAACCCGGAAAATGCGCCGATGACGTGGTCGAGTTGGATCCGTTCGCTACTGAAAATATCGGCGAGAATCGTCGCGACCGCGAACCCCATGAACGAAATGATCAAGATGTGATACGCGATGAAGTAGTGATCGCGATGGCTTTCCGGGCCGAATATCCCGAGCGTGTTCGTCGCGATCGTCAGGAGGCCGAGCACGATGCCGACGACATGCTGCACACGTCGCTCGAACACGGTCAGGAAAACGGCGAGCAAGATGAGGAACCCGAAGATCTCGGTGCGGCCGGTCGCCACCGGTTGCGCCAGCAACGCAAGCACCAGCACCGCCAATAACAGCCGGTGCTTACGTTGCCGCAACCACTTCATATATGCTCCGATAGTCCACGCGCCGAGGCCACGAATCCGTTCGATCGAGTTCTCGTTCTCCGGCGGGTTTACTTCGCCGGCGCGATCGTCACTTTATGCGGCTTCAATTCGAGCGCCTTGCGAACGGCCGCTTCGAGGGCCGGGAGTTCCTGCAACCGCTCGGCAATGGCCGCTTGGCGCTTCGACTCGATCTCTTCGGGCGAGATCTTGAGCCCTAAAAACTCCGGGATGCTGGCCTGGGCCAACACGCAACCGCGGAAGATCCGATCGTGGTAGTACTTGTTCTTCGCTTCGATCGCGGCACGCACCGCTTTCACTTGCTCGGAAACAGGACCCACGGCCAACGCCGGCGCCGCAAGATCGACCCCCTTAGCGAGTTCGTCGGCGGAATACTTCGCGACCGTCTTGTCGCCCAGCCGCACTTCGTAATTCCCAGCCTTAAGTCCGCTGACGGCGAGCCGATAGTCGTTGGTCTCCGCCAAGATCGGCGCCCAATTCAAAATCAGCGATGCATCTGCGGGAAAGAACGGCAGCGCTCCGTCGAGTCGCTCGAAGGTCAACACGTCTCCTTCGCGCGCAACGTTGGTTACTTCGCAATTCTCCGTCTTCACCCCCTTCAGATCCGCCGCATCGATCGCCACCGACGAGACGAGCTTCGGAAAGTTCAGACCTTGAAGAATCGCAAAGGCCATCAGCGCTTGCCCCGGCGGGCCCGGATGTACGGCATCGCCGGCCGTGATCCGTTTGTAAGGTTTCGAGCCGGCACGGGCCTTATCGAGAACCGCGAGATAAGGATGAAACTGATCGACGAAGTGCTGCCCGTTGGCGTCGGACGTCTTCTTCATCCCCTCGGACAACTTTTCCAACGTGAGGTTATAGGCGGTCAAAGCCGTCGGGCCTTGCTCTTCGGCGTCGAGCGGTTGCGGCGTGCAGAACGCCACGCGAATGCCGGCCGCTTTCGCTTGATCGGCGATGCCTTGCAGGCCTCCGACATAATTCTTGAAGACCGCTTCGTCGTAAGCTTTATAGCCACCGTCGTTCATGCCGAAATCGACGGTCATGGCCGTCGGCTTGAACGAAACGACGTCGCGCTTGAATCGACCATTGCCCCCGCGGCTGCTGTCGCCGCCGATGCCGACGTTGCGAAACGCCAAATTCCATTTCGGAAAGCGGGTCGTGACCCACATCTCGATGTAGTTGCTGTAGAGGTGCTGCTCGGTGATCGAGTCTCCCATGATCACGATGCGGTCGCCGTCGCGAAAGAAAAACTTCTCGGCCGACGCGCCCGAAGCGCTAAGGCCGCCGATGAGCAAAGCGAAAACGAACAGCAACCGGTTCATGGCGACGAATCGACGAATCATGTGCGGGATCCTCATAGAGATTTGCAGCGTTCGACGGAAACCGACGCTTCTTATCTTGCGTCGTGCGGCAACGGCTGCCTTGTTGCCGGCCGCTAATTTAGCAGAGGCGCACGGGTCGCGAAAGCATCGCAAGGATCGATGGATGCGACCGCGCTTCGCCCGGACGCTCGCGGCTTACTCTTTCACTTTGACGACGATCGATTCGATCGCCGAGTGGCCCGACTTGCGAAACGGACGCGGCATCGGCTGCGCGTGCCCCTTCTCGTCGATCGTCCGACTGCGCAACGTGTATTCACCGGCGGGGAGGCCGGGCAACACCTTCGCCCAGTGGGCGTTCGTCAGCCGCAGCGGCCAGGTCTTCGGCTCGCCGGCGGCGGTGAAACCGTGCGTCTCGGCAGGGAGCTTTCCTTCCGGAAGCGCCCCCCAATGTTTCGGAGGCGCGAGCAAGTCGGCATCGACCCACGGCGCAGTCGTGAAATGCGGATCCCCTTCCGGTCGCGGCTTCGCGTTCGACTCGATCGAGACCTGCACCTTCGACAAGCCCGAGATGCCGACCTGCGCATAACCGGAAACCGGAATCGGCTGACCCGGCTTGAATCCCGTCGGCGACGAAAGGATCGCGGCGAACGTCTTCAGCGGACTGTCGAGGTCGTTGTTGCCCGAGGCATACGTGTCGTTCGCATGCGCAAGGTTCGTGAGCACGAGATGCGTGAGCCACTTGATCGACTTGAAGCCGTAGGCTTCCGGCACGACGACGCGCACAGGGCCGCCCCGTTCGGAATCGAGCCATTGGCCGTTGAGCTTATAGCACAAGATGACGGGAGGGAGATCGTAGGGATCTTCCAAAACGCGCCCCACCGGCAACGAACTGCGAAACATTTGCGCCGGGTCGTCGTTGTGGTAGCCGTAGAAAAACACGCGGCGCACATTCTCGCGCGGCTTCGTCAGCCAGAGCACTTCGCGCATCGGCACCCCTTCCCACAAGCCCATGCCGAGCGGGCAACCGATGTTCAAGCACGTCATCACTTTCGCGAACCGGACGGCATGCTTCTCGCCGAGCTTGAGCAAGCCGGCGAAGTCGAGCGCCGTGTTGTCGGCCTTCGTAAGCGACGTGCCGAGTTTCGCCGGGTTCTCGGAGTCGGAAACGACCTCGAGGCGCCAGGTGTCGCGCGTCAGTCCGACCTCGCGCTTCTTCTCTTCCGGCAACGAATGGGGCAACGGCTTGCCGCGCGAGACATCGCGAAAGTCTTCGACCGGCGTGAAGTAGGGATCTTGTCTAGCGCCAGCCTTGTCGGGCTTCGCCGGCTTCACGGGTTTCTCGTTCGCAACAGGTTTCTCAGCGACCGTTGCCGTAGGCTTGGGCGGGGTCGCAGGTTTATCAGGTGCCGCAGGCTTGGCCGGCTCTTCGGCGGCATGTAACAATGCAGCCTCGGCAACGGCAGCGCCCGCAACGCTTGCGCAGAGAAAGTAACGACGCGTCAGTCGCCGATGCTCTTCGAGAAACGTGGTCTCTTCCATGATCGAACTCCCGGAATGAAACGCTGCCTTTTGCATTCTAAAAGTACGCGAGTCGAGAAGCGAAGCAGATTCACGAAGCGGCGGCGCATTTTCTTGGGTGTGATGCATGAAAGCGCGCAATCGCGATGCGCGAACGGCGGAAATCTCTCCCTCCGATTGTCGCGCCCTAGGGAGTGGCATTCCGTCGCCGGCCGCACCATACTGACGACCTCTCCCGCACGCTTCTCCTTCCTTTTTCGAGAGTCTTCCGATCATGCGTTGGATCATTGCCGCTATTTGCACGTTGGGTTGGGCCATGAACGCACATGCAGATACATACGTTTATGTCTCGCTCGTCGCCGAGCAGAAGATTCAAATCCTGCGTCTGAACCCCAGCGACGGCAGCCTTACGCCGGTCGATGCCGTGGCGGTCGACGGCGGGCCGGGCTCCTTAGGAGTCGATCCGCAGAAGAAGTTCTTGTTCGCCTCGCTTCGCAGCACTAGCACACTCGCGAGCTTTCGGATCGATTCCGCCACCGGCAAGCTCACGCTCATAAGCTCCGCCACGCGACCGACCGGCGAAGGGGCTGCCTACGTCACCACCGATCGCGCGGGGCGCTGGCTTCTCTCGGCTTCGTATGGCCTGGGACGAGCCGTGGTGCATCGGCTGTCCGACGACGGCAAGATCGTAAGCCCTGCGGTCGACGTCGTCGAAACGGCGAAGACCGCGCACAGCGTGGCGACCGATCCGGATAATAATTTCGTCTTCGTGCCGCATCCCGCCCCGAACGCGATCTTTCAATTCAAGCTCGATCACGCGACCGGCAAACTCACGGACGCCGGCAAAGCCCCGGGCGGAACGCCCGCCGGCAGCGCGACCAAGACCGGCCCGCGGCATCTTGCGTTTCATCCGACTTTGAAGCTGGCCTTCACATCCGATGAAGCAGGGAGCAGCATCACGGCATACCGGTTCGATCCGACGACCGGCTTGAAGCCGGTGCAGACCGTGTCGACTCTGCCCGCCGACTATAAGGCATCGAACAGCACGGCCGAAGTGAAAGTACATCCGAGCGGCCGGTTCGTGTGGGTCTCGAACCGGGGCCACGATAGCCTTGCCGGTTTCTCGATCGACCCGAGCGGGGCGCTCACCGCGATCGATCGCGCACCGACCGAAAAAACACCACGCTCGTTCGATATCGAACCGCAAGGACGCTACGTCTTCGGCGCAGGAGAAGGCTCCGGCAAGCTAGCCGTGTTCCAAGTCGACACCACGACCGGCCAGCTCACGCGCAAGCACACCTACGAATTGGGCAAGAGCCTCACCTGGGTGCTCGCCGTGGAGACGACGAAGCCGTAAGCCGAGCGGAAGAAGTAGCGACCCCCATCAGGAGCCGATCGAGCACTCGACGCGTCGGCCCGAGCGCGACGACTCGTAGGCGGCGTCGAGGATTTCGAGCGTAGCGACGGTCGACTCCGGCGTATTGCGGCACTCGCGCACGCGGCTGGCGGCGCGGTCTTCGATCGCGGCGAGCCAATCTCCGACGACGTCGACTCCGCGAATGCCGCCGTAACCCGGCGTCGTGTCGGCGGCGACGGAAAACGTTTCTTCCATCGCATGCCATTGCGGTTGCGGGCCGTGGATTTCCAACGCGCCCGACGTGCCGGGCTTATTCGGATGCCAATTCACCCACCGCTCGCTGCCCCGGATCGACCATTGGTTTTCGCCGGCCCAACGGGGAAACCAGTAGCCGCCCGTGAAGGTCGCGAGGGCTCCCCCTTCAAGATCGAGGACGACCGTGCCGCCGTCTTCCACATCGGTTGCCGTCGCGCCGAACGTGCCCAGCCGCGCGGTCACTCCCATGACTCTCCTTTGCGCGACGTAGAGCAGCAGATCCAGATGATGACAGCCGAGCCAATTTATAAAGCCGGCGCCGCTGATGTTGCGATCGAACAAGTAGTGGTCGGGCCCGCGCCGGCGAATGTCGCTGGTGACGAACTTCATGTCGATGTGGATCAGCTTGCCGAAACGCTTTTCGGCCAGCATCGTTCTCAAGCGTTCGGCGCACGCATCGTAGCGCCACATGAAGCCGCTTTGAAAGGCGACGTCGTGCTTCCGCACCGCGGCGACGAGCGGGCGGAGATCGGCTGCCGTCGCCGCACCCGGCTTCTCGGTGAAGATGTGCTTTCCGGCTTCGGCAAGGCGGAGCAGGGTCGACGGGCCTTCGTTATTGGGGAGCGCGACTAGCGCGGCATCGAAGTCGCCGCGGGCGATCAAGTCGTCGACGGTGGCGAAGCGCGGCACTTCGGCGAAACGCTCTTCCAGGCTCGTCAGCGCGCCGCCGAAGCAAGGCAACAAGGCCGTGATCTCGATCCGCTCGCCGAAGTTCTCCAACGTCTCCCGCCAATGCGCCCCATGCGGATGATCGACCCCGACGAAGGCAAGACGAAGCGACATGATGAAAAACTCAGAAGTCAGAAGGCAAAATGCAAAACGACGGACGTCGAGATCGGAACGACTTCTCTTCCCTTCCCCTTCCTTCTCTGACCCCTGACCACCGACCCCTGACCCCTTCTCCTAAGTATGATAATCCGCGTTCAGCCGCACATACTCGGCCGTGAGGTCGGTGGTCCAGAAATTTACCGTTGCCGTTCCTTCGCCGAAGGTGAGCCGGATGTGCGTGTCGCGGTGGTCGCGGATCGAGTGCGAAGCGGCGACCCGATCGAACGGGAGCGGCGCACCGTTTTCATACAGGTGCAGGCCGTTGACCCAGAGGTTCACCTTCGCCGGATCGAACGGAACGTTCGCGTAGCCGGCCGCGGAAACGATCCGGCCCCAGTTCGGGTCGGCACCGCAAATGGCGGTCTTAACGAGCAAACTTTCGCTCACGCTCTTGGCGAGCAGCCGGGCCGATTCCCGATCGCGGCCGCCTTGAATCTCGACCTGAATCAGATGCGTCGCTCCTTCGCCATCGGCCGGGATCATCCGCGCCAGTTCGCCGCAGACTTCGCCGAGCGCCGCTTCGAACTTCGCCAAGTCGGCCCCTTGCAGCGGCGCGCCGCCGGCCGCACCGTTTGCCAACAGCAACACGGTGTCGTTCGTGCTCATGTGGCCGTCGACGCTGATGCAGTTGAACGAATCTTCGACCGTCGACGATAGCAACCGCTGCGCATCTTTGGGGGCGAGCGCCGCATCGGTAAGGACGATGCCGAGCATCGTCGCCATCTTCGGGCCGATCATCGCGGCCCCCTTCGCCATGCCGGTAAGTTGCACCGAGCCGGAGCTAAGGGCAATGGTTCGCCCGGCGACTTTATGGCGTGTGTCGGTCGTGAGCATTCCGCGCGCGGCGGCGACCAGCGCAGCTTCGTCGGTACCGAGCTTGCCGGCGACGTCGCGGACGCCGGCTTCGATTTTCTGCATCGGCATAAACTCGCCGATGATGCCGGTCGAAAGAACGAGCATTTGGTCGGCCGTTGCGCCGCAGGTTTGCGCGGCGGCTTCCGCCATGCGTCGACAATCGGCATCCCCGCGCTCGCCCGTGCAGGCGTTGGCGTTGCCGGAGTTGATCACGATGCCGCGCAGCGACGTGCCGGGCGTGTGCTCGCGGTCCCATTTCACCGGCGCCGCGAATACGAGGTTCGTCGTATAAACGCCCGCCGCCACGGCCGGACGCTCCGAGACGATCAGCGACAGGTCGAGTTTATCGGCATAGCGCTTGATGCCGCAATAAACACCGCCGAGCGAGTAGCCTTGCGGTAGCGGAGGAACGGGAAGCGCGGGAGTCGATGCTGCGGCTGATGATGCTGCGGGCGAAGTGGTCATGGAACGTGTTGCGCACTCCTGGCGAACGGATCGAAAGTGAAACTATGAAGGCTGCCGAACGAAACGCGGGCCGCGAATTACAAACGATCGATTACAACAGGGCCGTCGTTTCCGGGTAGCCGAACATCAGGTTGAAGTTCTGCACCGCTTGTCCTGCTGCGCCTTTAATCAGGTTATCTTCCACGCTGATCGTCACGATCCGATCGCGCACCACGCGGGCCGTCAGGTGGCAGTAGTTTGTGTGCGAGGTGTCTTTCGTCGTCGGCAGATGATCGACCACGCGCACGAACGGCTCGTCGCGATAGAAATCCTTCAACGCGTCGAGTACCTGCGCGGTCGTGTAGGTCCCGCGCGGCACGGCGTATGAAGTCGCGAGGATGCCCCGATCCATCGGCACCAGATGGGGCGTGAAGATGATCGAAGCCGGCGCGCCGCCGAACATCGTGAGGGTCTGTTCGATCTCGGGCGTGTGGCGATGCGTGCCGACGCCGTAGGCCGAGAAGTTTTCGTTGCACTCCGGATAGTGGAACGAAAGTTTCGGGGTTCGCCCTGCTCCCGAGACACCGCTCTTGGCGTCGATGATGATCCCCGTCGGCTCGATCATCCCGAGCTTAATGAGGGGAGCGAGCGGTAAGGCCGACGCGGTCGGATAGCAACCGGGGTTGGCGACCAACTTCGCCGGCGCGATCGCCGAGCGAAACAATTCGGGCAGACCGTAAACCGCCTCGGGAAGCCGGCCCGGATCGGCGTGCGTTTCGCCGTACCATTGCTTATAAGCGGCAGGGTCTTTCAAGCGATAGTCGGCACTGAAATCGACGACCCGCGCGCCGGCCGCGAGCATGTCGGGCACTTGGTGCGTCGTGACGCCGTGCGGCAAGCAACTGAACACGCAATCGGCCCGCCGCCCGACCTCGGCCGCCGCCAGGTCTTCGAGCTTTAAGTCTAACCGGCCGGTCAGGCTCGCATGCACGGAAGCGAGCGACGGATTCCCTTCTTGCCGACTGGTTACGGCCGTGATCTCGATATGCGGATGCCGCAGCAAGATCTTAAGCAGTTCGAGGGCCGAGTAGCCGGTGGCACCCTGAATGGCGACGCGCGTTTTTGGCATGGCTTGATGAATGCGGCTGACAAGGAAAACGGAGCAAGCGAATCGAGCCGAGCAGTATAACGACGACGAGCCGAACCCGCCAATCGGCCGAACGGCATCCTAACGAAGAGCCGTTTGCGGTCGCTGAGGTTCGCGGAGGAATGTCGTGGTGCGAGTGAAGGAATTCCTTCTGCTTGCAGCAGCCCACGGTTGCCGTCACAATGCCGGGCTTCTTACATGCGCTTGATTTCGGAAGCTTTCGCGGGGCCGTCGTCCCCAGGGGCACCGTTCGCAATGCTGGCTAAACTGCAGACCTTTACGCTCGTCGGCATCGATGCCGTGCCGGTCGAAGTCGAGGTCGACGTCTCGGCCGGCGCGCTGCCGAAGACGATCTTAGTCGGCCTGCCCGAAGCGGCCGTGAAGGAGAGCGTACACAGAATCGAACGAGCACTGGTCAACTCCGGCTACCAGCGGCCCGAGGATCGGATCGTCATCAATCTGGCCCCGGCCGATTTGCCGAAGCATGCCGTGTCGTTCGACTTGCCGATCGCGCTGGGGTTGCTCGCGGCGTCGGGACAAATCTCGGCCGAATGCCTGAGCGAGTTCGCAGTCGTCGGCGAGTTGGCGATGGATG is part of the Planctomycetia bacterium genome and encodes:
- the argJ gene encoding bifunctional glutamate N-acetyltransferase/amino-acid acetyltransferase ArgJ, whose product is MTTSPAASSAAASTPALPVPPLPQGYSLGGVYCGIKRYADKLDLSLIVSERPAVAAGVYTTNLVFAAPVKWDREHTPGTSLRGIVINSGNANACTGERGDADCRRMAEAAAQTCGATADQMLVLSTGIIGEFMPMQKIEAGVRDVAGKLGTDEAALVAAARGMLTTDTRHKVAGRTIALSSGSVQLTGMAKGAAMIGPKMATMLGIVLTDAALAPKDAQRLLSSTVEDSFNCISVDGHMSTNDTVLLLANGAAGGAPLQGADLAKFEAALGEVCGELARMIPADGEGATHLIQVEIQGGRDRESARLLAKSVSESLLVKTAICGADPNWGRIVSAAGYANVPFDPAKVNLWVNGLHLYENGAPLPFDRVAASHSIRDHRDTHIRLTFGEGTATVNFWTTDLTAEYVRLNADYHT
- the argC gene encoding N-acetyl-gamma-glutamyl-phosphate reductase translates to MPKTRVAIQGATGYSALELLKILLRHPHIEITAVTSRQEGNPSLASVHASLTGRLDLKLEDLAAAEVGRRADCVFSCLPHGVTTHQVPDMLAAGARVVDFSADYRLKDPAAYKQWYGETHADPGRLPEAVYGLPELFRSAIAPAKLVANPGCYPTASALPLAPLIKLGMIEPTGIIIDAKSGVSGAGRTPKLSFHYPECNENFSAYGVGTHRHTPEIEQTLTMFGGAPASIIFTPHLVPMDRGILATSYAVPRGTYTTAQVLDALKDFYRDEPFVRVVDHLPTTKDTSHTNYCHLTARVVRDRIVTISVEDNLIKGAAGQAVQNFNLMFGYPETTALL